One Sphingomonas endolithica DNA segment encodes these proteins:
- a CDS encoding nitroreductase family protein — protein sequence MLNDTTTPLSLLATRRSGKPRDLIAPGPDAAQLATILEIAARTPDHGKLAPWRFVIVADEARDALADVITHAYRAERSDAKRGEIESLDQFAHQAPTLVVMLFSPKTESHIPLWEQELSAGAAAMNLLHACHALGFAAGWLTGWPSASDAVRDAFGSASERIVGFMFIGTPGRPLDERPRPDMGRIVSQWRPV from the coding sequence ATCCTGAACGACACAACCACCCCGCTATCTTTGCTCGCCACACGCCGCTCGGGCAAGCCGCGCGACCTGATTGCGCCCGGCCCCGACGCGGCACAACTGGCGACGATCCTGGAAATTGCCGCGCGGACTCCGGATCATGGCAAGCTGGCCCCGTGGCGCTTCGTGATCGTGGCGGATGAGGCTCGGGATGCGCTGGCGGACGTGATCACCCATGCCTATCGCGCTGAACGCTCCGACGCCAAGCGTGGCGAGATCGAGTCGCTCGATCAGTTCGCGCATCAGGCGCCGACGCTAGTGGTCATGCTGTTTTCACCGAAGACCGAGAGCCATATTCCATTGTGGGAGCAGGAATTGTCCGCAGGGGCCGCGGCGATGAACCTGCTGCACGCCTGCCACGCGCTGGGCTTTGCCGCCGGCTGGCTGACCGGCTGGCCAAGTGCCAGCGATGCCGTGCGCGATGCTTTCGGTTCGGCTTCGGAGCGGATCGTGGGCTTCATGTTCATCGGTACGCCCGGCCGCCCGCTCGATGAGCGGCCGCGACCCGATATGGGCCGGATCGTGTCGCAATGGCGCCCGGTTTGA
- a CDS encoding dicarboxylate/amino acid:cation symporter encodes MSQATRILSALVIGLGGGIALAAYAPGAVQPTIAVAEPIGTAWLNALQMTIVPLVVSLLITGVAATAEAAQAGRLAGRAIAMYVTLLFCSALTAAILTPLFLQIAPLPRESAAALKAALVGAQAVGTIPPIGEFLAAVIPSNIVKAMAENKFISLIIFALVFAFAMTRLARESRDLLTAFFTAVRDTMLVVIDWILWIGPVGVFALALIVGARAGTGAFGALVHYILTVVAVGAVVALSAYPLAVIGGRIGLGRYARAVLPSQAVAISTQSSLASLPAMVEGASELGVPVATSGVTLPLAVAIFRATGPAMNFAVAIYVAIWFEVPLTFGTLAVGTLVATLTSLGSVSLPGTISYVSAIAPVASAIGAPVAPLGLLVAVETIPDIMRTLGNVMMDLATTLTLSRRQREAGEETLQPAPDAGRPAG; translated from the coding sequence ATGTCGCAAGCCACCCGTATTCTGTCTGCCCTGGTTATCGGGCTGGGCGGCGGCATTGCGCTGGCCGCTTACGCACCGGGGGCGGTGCAGCCGACGATCGCGGTGGCGGAGCCGATCGGCACGGCGTGGCTGAACGCGTTGCAGATGACGATCGTGCCGCTGGTCGTCTCGCTGCTGATCACCGGCGTGGCGGCGACGGCGGAGGCGGCGCAGGCGGGGCGGCTCGCGGGGCGCGCGATCGCCATGTACGTGACGTTGCTGTTCTGTTCGGCACTGACCGCGGCCATCCTGACGCCGTTGTTCCTGCAGATCGCGCCGCTGCCGCGCGAATCGGCTGCTGCGCTGAAGGCCGCGTTGGTCGGGGCGCAGGCGGTCGGCACGATTCCGCCGATCGGGGAATTCCTCGCCGCGGTGATCCCGTCCAACATCGTCAAGGCGATGGCGGAGAACAAGTTCATCTCGCTGATCATCTTCGCGCTCGTCTTCGCCTTCGCGATGACGCGGCTGGCGCGGGAATCGCGTGACCTGCTCACCGCCTTCTTCACGGCCGTGCGCGATACGATGCTGGTGGTGATCGACTGGATCCTGTGGATCGGGCCGGTCGGCGTGTTCGCACTGGCGCTGATCGTCGGCGCGCGAGCGGGCACGGGCGCGTTTGGCGCGCTGGTCCATTACATCCTGACGGTGGTGGCGGTTGGCGCGGTGGTCGCGCTCAGCGCCTATCCGCTGGCGGTGATCGGCGGGCGGATCGGGCTTGGGCGCTATGCCCGCGCGGTATTGCCGAGCCAAGCGGTCGCGATCAGCACGCAATCCTCGCTCGCATCGCTGCCGGCGATGGTCGAAGGGGCGAGCGAGCTTGGCGTGCCGGTGGCGACGTCGGGCGTCACCCTGCCGCTGGCGGTGGCGATCTTCCGCGCGACCGGGCCGGCGATGAACTTCGCCGTGGCGATCTATGTCGCGATCTGGTTCGAGGTGCCGCTGACCTTCGGCACGCTGGCGGTGGGTACGTTGGTCGCAACGCTGACGTCGTTGGGGTCGGTGAGCCTGCCCGGCACGATCAGCTATGTCAGCGCGATCGCGCCCGTTGCCTCGGCGATCGGTGCGCCGGTCGCGCCGCTCGGGTTGCTGGTCGCGGTGGAGACGATCCCCGATATCATGCGGACGCTGGGCAACGTGATGATGGATCTGGCAACAACGCTGACGCTATCGCGGCGGCAGCGGGAGGCGGGAGAGGAAACGCTACAGCCAGCGCCAGATGCCGGCCGCCCAGCCGGCTAG
- a CDS encoding peptide MFS transporter gives MVDTPTADSRGEPDISHVNPADAKTWFGQPTQLARLFSTEAMERFGYYGMRALLMLYLTKHFIFGDRQATGLYGGFTALVYLTPLIGGYLADQYLGSKRAVKFGAVLMSLGYFVLCFGGQTATPFATIDGQRYAVEVRQENGAETRYVTSSTPGAVAEPLKVKGNDDGTVTLTRADGQVAQTVAKGGFVSDADRSPFYVALMLLALSMVSVGNGFFKPNISTMVGELYQQGDRRRDSGFTIFYMGINLGSLGSQILCPFLADAVGWWAGFGLAAIGMMFSFALIQFDGGKLAGYGESPIKAGQKDPALGIFALALLGVPAFYLLFVNLMNMAPQVPGSGIVGYIASLSLMGKLLFGTFLIAVPGILIWSFLKGSRKEFQMMLAAVVLVVFNVVFWTLFEQAGSSLTLFADRNTELSLLGIPISAGQTQFFNAFFIVTLAPIMSYLWTSLAKRGLEPSIPVKFGIALIGVGLGFLFLVWGTGFAGPDFKVAMWWLAGLYFIHSFAELCISPVGLSMITKLSIARIVGLMMGVWFLSISVAQYVAGIVAQVASVETVGGEVTNLKVSLDTYSGVFTTISEVAIALGILLLLLSWPLKKWMHGVK, from the coding sequence ATGGTCGACACCCCCACCGCGGATTCCCGCGGCGAGCCGGATATCAGCCACGTCAATCCGGCCGACGCCAAGACCTGGTTCGGTCAACCAACACAGCTTGCGCGCCTGTTCTCGACTGAGGCGATGGAGCGTTTCGGCTATTATGGCATGCGCGCGTTGCTCATGCTGTATCTCACCAAGCATTTCATATTCGGCGATCGCCAGGCGACGGGGCTGTACGGCGGCTTTACCGCCCTGGTCTATCTCACCCCGCTGATCGGCGGCTATCTCGCGGATCAATATCTCGGCTCCAAACGCGCGGTGAAGTTCGGCGCGGTGCTGATGTCGCTCGGTTATTTCGTGCTCTGCTTCGGCGGGCAGACCGCCACGCCTTTCGCGACGATCGACGGCCAGCGTTATGCAGTCGAAGTTCGCCAGGAAAACGGCGCAGAGACACGTTACGTCACCAGCAGCACGCCAGGCGCGGTCGCCGAACCGCTCAAGGTGAAGGGCAATGACGACGGCACTGTCACGCTGACCCGCGCCGACGGCCAGGTCGCGCAGACCGTCGCCAAGGGCGGCTTCGTCTCCGATGCCGATCGCAGTCCGTTCTACGTCGCGCTGATGCTGCTCGCTTTGTCGATGGTGTCGGTCGGCAACGGCTTCTTCAAGCCCAATATCTCGACCATGGTCGGCGAGCTTTACCAGCAAGGCGACCGACGACGCGATTCCGGCTTCACGATCTTCTACATGGGCATCAACCTCGGCTCGCTCGGCTCGCAGATCCTGTGCCCGTTCCTCGCCGATGCCGTCGGCTGGTGGGCGGGCTTCGGCCTCGCCGCGATCGGCATGATGTTCTCCTTCGCGCTGATCCAGTTCGATGGCGGCAAGCTCGCCGGGTACGGCGAATCCCCGATCAAGGCGGGGCAGAAGGACCCCGCTTTGGGCATCTTCGCGCTGGCGCTCCTTGGGGTGCCGGCTTTCTACCTGCTGTTCGTCAACCTGATGAACATGGCGCCGCAGGTGCCGGGATCGGGCATCGTCGGCTATATCGCCTCGCTGTCGCTGATGGGCAAATTGCTGTTCGGCACGTTCCTCATCGCGGTTCCCGGCATCCTGATCTGGTCGTTCCTGAAGGGCAGCCGGAAAGAGTTCCAGATGATGCTGGCGGCGGTGGTGCTCGTCGTGTTCAACGTCGTGTTCTGGACGTTGTTCGAACAGGCCGGTTCGTCACTCACCCTGTTTGCCGATCGCAATACCGAGCTGTCGTTGCTCGGCATCCCGATCTCCGCGGGGCAGACGCAGTTCTTCAACGCGTTCTTCATCGTGACCCTGGCGCCGATCATGAGCTATCTGTGGACCAGCCTCGCCAAGCGGGGCTTGGAGCCATCGATCCCGGTCAAGTTCGGCATCGCGCTGATCGGCGTTGGCTTGGGCTTCCTGTTCCTCGTCTGGGGCACGGGCTTTGCCGGCCCCGACTTCAAGGTCGCGATGTGGTGGCTGGCCGGGCTGTATTTCATCCACAGCTTCGCCGAACTCTGCATCTCGCCGGTCGGACTCAGCATGATCACCAAATTGTCGATCGCGCGCATCGTCGGGCTGATGATGGGCGTGTGGTTCCTGTCGATCTCGGTCGCGCAATATGTCGCCGGCATCGTGGCACAGGTGGCGAGCGTCGAGACGGTCGGCGGCGAGGTGACCAACCTCAAGGTCAGCCTGGACACCTATTCGGGCGTGTTCACGACGATTTCCGAGGTCGCCATCGCGCTCGGTATCCTGCTGCTGCTGCTGTCCTGGCCGCTCAAGAAGTGGATGCACGGCGTAAAATAA
- a CDS encoding NnrU family protein, producing MGNVIAAAIAFVGTHFLLSHPLRRAIVARIGEGPFAGLYSLVAAVTLGWLAFAYRAAPATPLLWVPGDGIWIAVTIVMLLASVLLVGSLIGNPALPDPSGQRKPVPEARGVFAITRHPMMWAFALWGACHIAVYPMAANIVLASSVIILALVGAAFQDDTKRRLRPNFWPAWQQRTSYVPFAAILAGRAQFGGFRAHDLVGGLIVWLAATWAHMPLAGWAAGIWRWL from the coding sequence GTGGGAAATGTGATCGCCGCCGCTATCGCCTTTGTCGGCACGCATTTCCTGCTCTCGCATCCATTGCGGCGCGCGATCGTCGCGCGGATCGGCGAAGGGCCGTTTGCTGGCCTCTATTCGCTGGTCGCGGCGGTCACGCTCGGCTGGCTGGCCTTCGCCTATCGCGCCGCGCCAGCGACGCCGCTGCTATGGGTACCGGGCGACGGCATCTGGATCGCCGTGACGATCGTGATGCTGCTGGCCAGTGTGCTGCTCGTCGGCTCGCTGATCGGCAATCCCGCGCTCCCCGATCCAAGCGGCCAGCGCAAACCCGTGCCCGAGGCGCGCGGCGTGTTCGCGATCACGCGCCATCCGATGATGTGGGCGTTCGCGCTTTGGGGTGCGTGCCATATTGCGGTGTACCCGATGGCGGCGAACATCGTGCTGGCGAGCAGCGTCATCATCCTCGCGCTGGTCGGCGCAGCGTTCCAGGACGATACGAAACGCCGATTGCGGCCCAATTTCTGGCCTGCCTGGCAGCAGCGCACCAGTTACGTGCCGTTCGCCGCCATCCTGGCTGGCCGCGCCCAGTTCGGCGGCTTCCGCGCGCATGATCTTGTCGGCGGCTTGATCGTCTGGCTCGCCGCGACCTGGGCACACATGCCGCTAGCCGGCTGGGCGGCCGGCATCTGGCGCTGGCTGTAG
- the glmM gene encoding phosphoglucosamine mutase: MARKYFGTDGIRGITNGANMTAAMAMKVGMAAGAHFLRGDHRHRVVIGKDTRLSGYMLESAMVAGFTSVGMDVVLLGPMPTPAVAMLTQSMRADMGVMISASHNPYGDNGIKLFGPDGYKLSDQDELAIEALIDGEIALSAPADIGRARRVDDAQGRYIHFAKSTFPTDLTLDGMKIVVDCANGAGYQVAPSALWELGAEVIALGVSPNGKNINDGVGSTAPELLCETVVASGAHLGIALDGDADRLIVVDELGHVVDGDQLMATIASGYARAGRLKNGGLVATVMSNLGLERHLKAQGIGMIRTAVGDRHVLEAMRAQGYNVGGEQSGHIILSDYATTGDGLVAALQVLAELAWAGVPASQLLHRFDPLPQLLKNVRFKGGKPLEHDSVKAVIAEAEAELAGIGRLVIRPSGTEPVIRVMAEGDDAAQVTRVVDRICDAVRLVAA; encoded by the coding sequence ATGGCAAGAAAATATTTCGGCACCGATGGCATCCGCGGCATCACCAATGGCGCGAACATGACCGCGGCGATGGCGATGAAGGTCGGCATGGCGGCCGGCGCCCACTTCCTGCGCGGCGATCACCGCCACCGCGTGGTGATCGGCAAGGACACCCGGCTGTCGGGCTATATGCTCGAATCCGCGATGGTCGCCGGCTTCACCAGCGTCGGCATGGATGTCGTACTCTTGGGACCGATGCCGACGCCCGCCGTCGCCATGCTGACGCAATCGATGCGCGCCGACATGGGCGTGATGATCTCGGCCAGCCATAATCCTTACGGGGACAATGGCATCAAGCTGTTCGGGCCCGACGGCTACAAACTGTCCGACCAGGACGAACTGGCGATCGAGGCGCTGATCGACGGCGAGATCGCGCTCTCCGCTCCTGCCGATATCGGCCGCGCGCGCCGCGTCGACGATGCGCAGGGCCGCTACATCCATTTCGCCAAATCGACTTTCCCGACCGATCTCACGCTCGACGGCATGAAGATCGTTGTCGATTGCGCCAACGGTGCCGGCTACCAGGTCGCGCCGTCCGCCTTGTGGGAGCTCGGCGCCGAAGTCATCGCGCTTGGCGTCTCGCCCAACGGCAAGAACATCAATGACGGCGTCGGCTCGACCGCGCCGGAATTGCTGTGCGAGACGGTGGTGGCAAGCGGCGCGCACCTCGGCATCGCGCTGGATGGCGATGCCGACCGGCTGATCGTGGTCGACGAGCTGGGCCATGTCGTCGATGGCGATCAGCTGATGGCGACGATCGCCAGCGGCTATGCGCGTGCCGGCCGGTTGAAGAATGGCGGGCTGGTGGCGACGGTCATGTCCAATCTCGGGCTCGAACGCCATTTGAAGGCGCAGGGCATCGGCATGATCCGCACCGCGGTCGGCGACCGCCACGTGCTGGAGGCGATGCGCGCGCAAGGGTATAATGTCGGCGGCGAGCAGAGCGGACACATCATCCTCAGCGATTATGCCACCACCGGCGACGGGCTGGTCGCCGCGCTGCAGGTGCTGGCGGAGCTGGCCTGGGCCGGCGTTCCGGCCAGCCAGTTGCTGCACCGGTTCGATCCGCTGCCGCAATTGCTCAAGAACGTCCGCTTCAAGGGCGGCAAGCCGCTCGAGCATGACAGCGTCAAGGCGGTGATCGCCGAGGCGGAGGCGGAATTGGCCGGGATCGGTCGCCTGGTGATCCGCCCCTCCGGCACCGAACCCGTGATCCGCGTGATGGCCGAGGGTGACGATGCCGCCCAGGTCACGCGCGTGGTGGATCGCATCTGCGACGCGGTGAGGCTGGTCGCCGCCTGA
- the msrA gene encoding peptide-methionine (S)-S-oxide reductase MsrA: MNKFLASVGLAISLSACGIANAERAVPIPAAAQDVPRSAGLQTAVFAGGCFWGMEAVFERVKGVRAVTAGYAGGTRATASYAQVSTEATGHAEAIKVVYDPAKVSYGTLLRVYFSIAHNPTQLNRQGPDSGPSYRSAIFPQSPQQKAVAAAYIAQLGKAKVFPRPIVTRIESAPFYTAEAYHQDFFDRNPTHPYIMMWDKPKVAAFKAGFPSLAR; this comes from the coding sequence ATGAACAAGTTCCTTGCCAGCGTCGGGCTCGCCATTTCGCTGTCCGCCTGCGGTATCGCCAATGCCGAGCGCGCGGTGCCGATCCCGGCTGCCGCGCAGGACGTGCCGCGCAGCGCCGGGCTGCAGACCGCGGTGTTCGCCGGCGGCTGCTTCTGGGGCATGGAGGCGGTATTCGAGCGCGTGAAGGGCGTGCGCGCGGTGACCGCGGGCTATGCCGGCGGCACGCGCGCCACGGCGAGCTATGCCCAGGTCAGCACCGAGGCGACTGGCCATGCCGAGGCGATCAAGGTCGTCTACGATCCGGCCAAGGTCAGCTACGGCACGTTGCTACGCGTCTATTTCTCGATCGCGCACAATCCGACCCAGTTGAACCGCCAAGGCCCCGACAGCGGCCCAAGCTATCGCTCGGCGATCTTCCCGCAGAGCCCGCAGCAGAAGGCAGTGGCGGCCGCCTATATCGCGCAACTCGGCAAGGCCAAGGTATTCCCCCGGCCGATCGTCACCCGCATCGAGAGCGCACCCTTCTATACCGCCGAGGCCTATCACCAGGACTTCTTCGACCGGAACCCCACGCACCCCTACATCATGATGTGGGACAAGCCGAAGGTTGCGGCGTTCAAGGCGGGCTTTCCGTCGCTGGCGCGCTAA
- a CDS encoding arylamine N-acetyltransferase family protein — protein sequence MSFDLDSYLARLTLGARPSPDAEGLARLQRAHRLAIPFENLDVMLGRAIALDSDSVFAKLVTARRGGYCFEHNRLFRDGLAALGFVARPLLGRVWLLGSDTPGLTHTLSLVTIDGQDWIADPGFGGSYTPPMPLVDGATAMAPDGAAFRLDADPVYGWMLSRDGGQGWQRQYSFTLAQVWDADLAMGNHWCATAPVSRFTKSNIVSIVLPNGFASLQDRDYKRRNGSDETSAEITDPRVYKLRLSMMFGIDLGAEEIAALGVFAAA from the coding sequence ATGAGCTTCGATCTCGATTCCTATCTCGCGCGCCTGACGCTTGGCGCACGGCCGTCGCCCGATGCCGAGGGGCTGGCGCGACTGCAGCGCGCGCACCGGCTGGCGATACCGTTTGAGAATCTCGACGTGATGCTCGGGCGCGCTATCGCGCTCGATAGTGACAGCGTGTTCGCCAAGCTCGTCACGGCACGGCGTGGCGGCTATTGCTTCGAACACAACCGGCTGTTCCGCGATGGGCTGGCGGCGCTGGGGTTCGTTGCCCGGCCACTGCTCGGCCGCGTGTGGCTGCTCGGCAGCGACACGCCGGGTTTGACGCATACGCTCAGCCTGGTGACGATCGACGGGCAGGACTGGATAGCCGATCCGGGGTTCGGCGGCAGCTATACGCCGCCCATGCCGCTGGTCGATGGCGCGACGGCGATGGCACCGGATGGCGCGGCGTTCCGGCTCGACGCGGACCCGGTCTATGGCTGGATGCTGTCACGCGACGGCGGTCAGGGATGGCAGCGGCAATACAGCTTTACGCTGGCGCAGGTGTGGGACGCCGACCTGGCGATGGGCAATCATTGGTGCGCAACCGCGCCGGTCAGCCGGTTCACCAAAAGCAATATCGTCAGCATCGTGCTGCCGAACGGCTTTGCGAGCCTGCAGGATCGCGACTACAAGCGGCGCAACGGCAGCGACGAAACAAGCGCGGAAATTACCGATCCTCGCGTTTATAAGCTGCGATTGAGCATGATGTTCGGGATCGATCTGGGTGCGGAAGAGATCGCGGCGCTGGGCGTGTTTGCGGCGGCGTAG
- a CDS encoding L-threonylcarbamoyladenylate synthase, translated as MADPNPQHETRTLPYGAAAIADAARVIAGGGCVAVPTETVYGLAADATDSAAVAGIYVAKGRPSFNPLIVHVLDLAAAERIAVFDDTALRLAAAFWPGPLTLVLPVREDGGIASLVTAGLETVAVRVPAHRAMRALLEASGVPLAAPSANASGGISPTRAAHVLASLGGRISLVIDDGATEVGVESTIVATAGGMRILREGPITAELLSDMFPGGGREPVAMDGVTEPRRSPGNVSAPGQLDSHYAPRKSLRLNATEARPGEWLIGFGAIGGDDTLSTAGDLTEAAAYLFDALHRADASDRKTLGIAPIPSHGIGAAINDRLRRAAHRP; from the coding sequence ATGGCCGATCCAAACCCCCAGCACGAGACGCGGACCTTACCCTACGGCGCGGCCGCGATTGCCGACGCGGCACGGGTGATTGCGGGTGGCGGGTGTGTCGCGGTGCCGACCGAGACGGTGTACGGGCTGGCGGCGGATGCGACCGATTCGGCGGCGGTGGCGGGGATCTATGTGGCGAAGGGGCGGCCGAGCTTCAACCCGCTGATCGTGCACGTGCTGGACCTGGCGGCGGCGGAGCGGATTGCAGTGTTTGACGACACGGCGCTGCGGCTGGCGGCGGCATTCTGGCCAGGGCCGCTGACCTTGGTGCTGCCGGTGCGGGAGGATGGAGGGATCGCCTCGCTGGTGACTGCCGGGCTGGAGACGGTGGCGGTCCGGGTTCCGGCGCACCGGGCGATGCGGGCATTGTTGGAGGCAAGCGGCGTGCCGTTGGCGGCGCCGTCCGCCAATGCCAGCGGTGGGATCAGCCCGACGCGGGCGGCGCATGTTTTGGCGAGTCTGGGTGGGCGGATATCGCTGGTGATCGACGATGGGGCGACTGAGGTGGGGGTAGAGTCGACGATCGTGGCGACGGCGGGCGGGATGCGCATCCTGCGCGAGGGGCCTATCACGGCCGAGTTATTGTCGGACATGTTCCCGGGCGGAGGCCGGGAGCCAGTCGCGATGGACGGCGTAACTGAGCCCCGGCGTTCGCCGGGGAACGTCAGTGCGCCGGGGCAGCTCGACAGTCATTATGCGCCGCGCAAGTCGCTACGTCTCAACGCGACTGAGGCGCGCCCCGGCGAATGGCTGATCGGTTTCGGCGCGATTGGGGGGGACGACACGCTTTCCACCGCTGGCGATTTGACGGAAGCCGCAGCGTACCTCTTCGATGCGCTTCACCGCGCCGACGCTAGCGACCGGAAGACGCTCGGCATTGCGCCGATCCCGTCCCACGGCATTGGCGCGGCGATCAACGATCGGCTACGGCGCGCTGCGCATCGACCGTAG
- a CDS encoding acyl-CoA dehydrogenase, translating to MPFTPATADQRFVLEHVTHIAELAQSERFAAASDDVVDAVLEGVGQFAEGEWAPLQRIGDTVGAKWTTDGVVMPDGFVQAYHDYVEGGWGTIGVPEEHGGQGLPFAIQTAVLETLGSANMGFALAPTLTVGAIEALAHHGSAEQQALYLPHLATGEWTGTMNLTEPQAGSDVGALRSTATPLGDGKFAIKGTKIYISFGDHDMAPNIVHLVLARTPGAPLGTKGISLFLVPKYRLNEDGTPGDFNDVRVVSIEHKMGLHASPTCVLSFGDNDDCIGELIGAEFGGIRAMFTMMNNARLNVGLQGVQVAEGATQAAVAYALDRVQSARAGGASRDSVRIVEHPDVRRMLMRMKAQTQAARALVYLAAAQVDRATLGEAGAQNRLDILTPLAKAHGTDIGCQVSSIGVQVFGGMGYVEETGAAQFFRDARITPIYEGTNGIQAADLVGRKLGLDNGAAFAALIADMRAEARDSELIALIDACEEIGRGMMALDADDKLAGSYPFLTMLSVATCGWLMERLGRATEGATGDAGFLAMKKAATRFYVEQIVPEALGLKAAATAHAEVLYSVEAEAFAA from the coding sequence ATGCCTTTCACCCCCGCCACCGCCGACCAGCGCTTCGTGCTGGAGCATGTCACGCACATTGCCGAACTTGCGCAAAGCGAACGCTTCGCTGCCGCCAGCGACGATGTGGTCGATGCGGTGCTCGAGGGCGTCGGGCAATTCGCCGAGGGGGAATGGGCACCACTGCAGCGCATCGGCGACACGGTCGGCGCCAAGTGGACGACGGACGGTGTGGTGATGCCCGACGGGTTCGTGCAAGCCTATCACGACTATGTCGAGGGCGGCTGGGGCACGATCGGCGTGCCTGAGGAACATGGCGGCCAGGGCCTGCCCTTCGCAATCCAGACCGCAGTGCTGGAGACGCTGGGCAGCGCGAACATGGGCTTCGCGCTCGCCCCGACGCTGACCGTCGGTGCGATCGAGGCACTGGCACATCACGGCAGCGCGGAGCAGCAGGCGCTGTATCTGCCGCATCTCGCCACCGGCGAATGGACCGGCACGATGAACCTCACCGAGCCACAGGCCGGGTCCGATGTCGGCGCGCTGCGCAGCACCGCGACACCGCTCGGGGACGGCAAGTTCGCCATCAAGGGCACCAAGATCTACATCTCGTTTGGCGATCACGACATGGCGCCGAACATCGTCCACCTCGTCCTTGCTCGCACGCCAGGCGCACCGCTGGGCACCAAGGGAATCTCGCTGTTCCTCGTGCCGAAATACCGGTTGAACGAAGACGGCACGCCGGGCGATTTCAACGACGTTCGCGTTGTCTCGATCGAGCACAAGATGGGGCTGCACGCCTCGCCGACCTGCGTGCTGAGCTTCGGCGACAACGATGACTGCATAGGCGAGCTGATCGGTGCCGAATTCGGCGGCATCCGCGCCATGTTCACGATGATGAACAATGCCCGGCTCAACGTTGGCCTGCAGGGTGTGCAGGTTGCGGAAGGCGCAACCCAGGCGGCGGTCGCCTATGCACTGGATCGAGTCCAGTCGGCACGCGCCGGCGGCGCCAGCCGCGATTCCGTGCGGATCGTCGAACACCCCGACGTCCGCCGGATGCTGATGCGCATGAAGGCCCAGACCCAGGCAGCCCGCGCTTTGGTCTATCTCGCGGCGGCGCAGGTCGATCGCGCGACGCTTGGCGAAGCAGGCGCGCAGAACCGGCTCGACATTCTCACCCCGCTCGCCAAAGCGCACGGCACCGATATCGGTTGCCAAGTCAGCTCGATCGGCGTGCAGGTGTTCGGCGGCATGGGCTATGTCGAGGAAACCGGGGCGGCGCAGTTCTTCCGCGATGCGCGCATCACGCCGATCTACGAAGGTACCAACGGCATCCAGGCCGCTGATCTGGTCGGGCGCAAGCTCGGGCTCGATAACGGCGCGGCGTTCGCGGCACTGATCGCCGATATGCGCGCGGAGGCTCGCGATTCCGAGCTGATCGCGCTGATTGACGCTTGCGAGGAAATCGGACGCGGCATGATGGCGCTCGACGCCGACGACAAGCTTGCCGGCTCCTACCCGTTCCTCACCATGCTGTCGGTCGCGACATGCGGCTGGCTGATGGAGCGGCTCGGCCGCGCTACCGAGGGCGCGACGGGTGATGCCGGGTTCCTGGCGATGAAGAAGGCCGCGACGCGCTTCTATGTCGAACAGATCGTGCCCGAGGCTCTTGGCCTGAAGGCCGCGGCGACGGCGCACGCGGAAGTGCTGTATTCGGTCGAGGCCGAGGCCTTCGCTGCATGA
- a CDS encoding GntR family transcriptional regulator: MTALNSDDSPVYLKLRATISAGILRGDFGAGDQLPSVRALAAEHGANPLTVAKAYQSFQDDGYVEVRRGVGMFVLPGAVERLKLAERELFLKTSWPRIRSHITLLGLDVADLLERERA; encoded by the coding sequence ATGACAGCGCTCAACAGCGACGACAGCCCGGTATATCTGAAGCTACGCGCGACGATCTCGGCCGGCATCCTGCGCGGCGATTTCGGCGCTGGCGATCAATTGCCCTCGGTCCGCGCGCTCGCCGCCGAGCATGGCGCCAACCCGCTGACGGTCGCCAAGGCCTATCAGAGCTTCCAGGACGACGGCTATGTCGAGGTGCGCCGCGGCGTCGGCATGTTCGTGCTGCCGGGCGCGGTCGAGCGTCTGAAGCTGGCGGAGCGGGAGCTGTTCCTGAAGACGAGCTGGCCGCGGATACGCAGCCACATCACGCTGCTAGGTCTGGATGTCGCGGATTTGCTCGAGCGCGAGCGGGCTTAA